The genomic stretch TTTCTTTAAGGTGGAGACTCCCGCCGGTATCCGTTACACCCGGGATGGAGGCTTTGTTGTTGATGATCAGTATCGCCTGGTGACCAGACATGGCTATCCGGTGTTGGCTGGTGGGGCGCCGGTAATCTTCCAGCGAGGAGCAAAGGTGGCTATTGCCGAGGACGGAAGCATTTCCCTTGACGGGGCCATTATTGGTCAGCTGGACGTGGTGCGTATTAGGGATCAACAGGCCCTGGTTAAGGAAGGAAAGAATCTCTTTCGCCTTAAAGACCCCAACCTTGAAGAGCCGGTAGAGAATCCTCAGATAAGAACGGGTTATCTTGAGGGCTCTAATGCTGATGCCCTGGAAGAAATGCTGTCCCTCATAGATATTCAACGTCAGTACGAGTTCAACCAGAAGGTCATGCAGCAGATAGACGAGCTGGATGGCCGTTTATTAACCGAGGCCGGCCGCACCGGCGGCTAGGCAGGAGGAGGTCTTATGCTACGTGGGCTATGGTCAGCGGCAACCGGGATGCAGGCCCAACAACTCAAACTCGACGTGGTGGCCAACAATCTGGCCAACGTCAATACCTCAGGGTTTAAGAAGAGCCGGCCGGATTTTGAGGATCTTCTCTACCAGGAACTGAAGCTGGCCGGGGCCCAGAATGCCCAGGGTTACACCATCCCTGTGGGCATGGAGATCGGCATGGGAGTGCGGCCGGTGGCTGTCCAGAAAATCTTCTCCCAGGGTGATTACGAACAGACCACCAATGAACTGGATTGGGCTATAGAGGGAAGGGGATTCTTTAAAATTATCTCCAATGGAGAGGAACTTTATACCCGGGCCGGGGCCTTCAAGCTTGATCGCGATGGCTACGTAGTCACTCCCAACGGAGATCGCCTCCAACCCGAGTTTGCTGTTCCCGCAGGTACAGTGCGTATCCAGCTGACCTCTGACGGAATTCTTTCGGCCCTTGATCAGAATGGAAACGTCCTGGCCCAGACCCAGATCCTTATCTATGACTTTCCCAATCCCGCCGGTCTTTACAGCATCGGTCGCAACCTTTATCGGGCCACAGTGGCCTCTGGAGACCCGATTGAGGCTGTTCCTGGCCAAGATGGCCTGGGTACTCTGGCCCAGGGATATCTTGAGAAATCAAACGTGGATGTAGTGGAAGAGATGGTTCAGATGATCATTACCCAGAGGGCATATGAGGTCAACTCCAAGGCCGTGCAGACGGCCGACGCTATGTTGGAGCTGGCCAATAACCTCAAGCGTTAGGGGTGATGATATGGTCAAGGTCCTATCCCTCCTTCTCTGTCTGCTACTTGGAGGAACTGCTACCGCTGAGACCTTGAGTAAGGAGTATTTTGAGCATCTCTTCCGGGAAAGGATTATGGCCCAGCTACCCTATGATCCTCAAGACATCGAGATCACCCGTTTCCAGTGCCAGCCAAAGGAGGTGAGCCTTCCCGAAGGGCAATTCACCGTTCAGGTGAGCCAGATGGGGGCCATAGTCCGTCCAGGGTTGGTGACCATGCTGGTTGATATAACCTCCCGGGGGCGGCTGGTAAGAAGGGTCCGTCTCCTGGGCCGCCTGGAGATCTACCAGAAGGTTCCTGTCCTCAAGAGGGATCTTCCTCGTGGCAGTGAAATTACCTCTCGAGACCTTTCTTTGGTCCGTTTTCCTCTAAGTCGTCTGCCTCAGGATCTGATCACCGATCCGGAGGAGCTAAAGGGCAAGATTCTTAAAAGATCTCTTAGAGCCGGGCTACCTCTGAGATCAAGTTTTCTTCGGGCCCGCCCCTTGGTGCATCGGGGAGAAATGGTGACCATTGTGGCTGAATCTGGAAGCCTGAGGGTGACGGCTCTGGGAGAGGCCCGGGAGGATGGGGCAAAAGGAGAGATAATCCGGGTTCGGAATCTGGCCTCCCGGAAGGAGATTATGGCTCGGGTGGCCGGGCCCAATCTGGTCAAGGTGAGGTTCTAAGATGAAAGCCTTCAGCCTTCGTTTTCTTCGTGGCCCTGCGGCTGTCATGGTTCTGCTCCTGGCCTGGGGATGCACTCCCTCCAGGCAGGCTGGCCCACCTCCGGTAACTCCACCACCACTTGCCTTTCCGGCTCCGCCACGTGAACGTCCGCCGGAGGGCTCCATTTTTGCCGGCGGCTCTTCGGCCTTTCTCTTTGAGGACCTTAAGGCCCGGCGGGTAGGAGATGTTGTTACCGTCAGGATCGTTGAAAGCTATCTAGGGACCAACAACGTTTCATCCAAGAGCCAGCGTAAATCAAGCACGGAGGCCGGGGTGTCGGCCCTTCTGGGCTTTGAAAAGGCCCTTGAGTCAGCTAACCCCCGATTTTCGGCCAGCAAGATGTTCGGGGGCAGCATGACCAATACCTATGATGGCTATGGTCGCCAGAGCCGTCAGTCTCAGATCAAGGCAGAGATCACTGCCCGGGTTACGGAAGTCTTGCCTAACGGGAACCTGGTGATTCAGGGGGTGCGGGTGGTCAAACTCTCCGATGAGTATCAATACCTGACCATTTCAGGGATTATTCGCCCGGAGGATATCGCCCCTGATAATACCATTCTCTCCACCAAGGTCTCCGATGCCCATATTGAGTACTCTGGCACGGGTTCAGCCACTGAGAGCGGAGGGGTTGGTATCGGCTGGTTGGCTAGAATACTGCAAATTATCTGGATGTTTTAGCCATGAAGAGGATTTTTATCTTGTTCACAGTCTTGGGGGTTCTGTTCTTGACCTCGGCTGAAGCGGCCAGACTTAAAGACCTGGCCAATATCCAGGGGGTCCGCTCCAATCAGCTTATTGGATACGGTCTGGTAGTGGGGCTCAAAGGCACGGGAGATGGCAACCAGACGCAGTTTACCGTGCAGTCCATTGTCAACATGCTAAAGCGCCTGGGAGTGACTGTAGATATGGCCCAGGTCAAGGTCAAAAACGTGGCCGCCGTCATGGTTACTGCAGAGCTTCCGGCCTTTGCCAAAGTGGGACAGAAACTCGATGTTCTGGTCTCTTCTCTGGGAGACGCCAAAAGCCTTCAAGGAGGAACCCTTCTTCTTACTCCCCTTAAAGGTGCTGATGGCCAGGTCTATGCCCTGGCTCAGGGGCCAATCTCCATTGGGGGGTTTGCCGCCGGTGGCGCTGCTGGAGGAGGGGTGCAGAAAAATCACCCTACTGCCGGCAGGATTCCCGGTGGAGCTACCGTGGAGAGGGAGGTTCCGGTAGATCTCCTCCATCGTCAGGAGATTACCCTGGCTCTAAGAGACTATGACTTTACCACGGTTACCAGGGCCACGGAGGTCATAAACGCCTACCTTGGGGCCCCCTATGCCCGGGCCTTGGACGGAAAGACCATTTCAGTTCGAATTCCCGACCAGTATCGCCATAACATCGTTGGGTTTATCGCCGAGGTAGAGCGTCTGGAAGTCAACCCCGACACCGTGGCCAAGGTGGTCCTTGATGAGAGAACGGGCACGGTGGTCATGGGGGAAAACGTTCGAATTTCCAAGGTAGCCATTGCTCACGGCAACCTGAGTATTCAGATCAAAGAAAGACCCAGAGTCAGTCAGCCGCCGCCTTTTTCTCCGGGGGCCACCGTGGTTGTCCCCGAGAGTCAGGTTTCGGTAACCGAGGAGGGCAATCGGATAGTGGTTCTTGAAGAAGGGGCCAGTATCGGAGAGCTGGTTCGGGCGCTTAATGCGGTAGGGGCTACCCCCCGAGATCTTATTGCCATCTTTCAGGCCATAAAGGCCGCTGGGGCCCTTCAGGCCGAGCTTAAGATCATCTAGGGAGGAATGATGAAGCCAGAGGTGGTGGAAGGCACTGTTTTTGATGGAGTGGAAAGGATTCGCCATCTGGCCCGTAGGGACCGGGCCGCGGCCCTTAAGGAGGCCTGCCAGGATTTTGAGGCCTTTTTCATCTATCAGTTACTCAAGGATCTGCGGCGAACCATTCCTAAGGGAGACTTCCTGCCTCAGGCTCCGGGTAAAGAAGTTTACCAGAGCCTTTTTGATCAGGAGGTGGCCAGAGAGATATCCCAGTCCGGGGGGCTGGGGC from Thermosulfuriphilus ammonigenes encodes the following:
- a CDS encoding flagellar hook-basal body protein, translating into MVSIKVNPRLGLLEAAEAAELLERRLAVTTNNLANLSTTAYKKDRLAFREVLMEKYDGELRTFKEVTEVTDFQHGPLVKTDNPLDMAIIGEGFFKVETPAGIRYTRDGGFVVDDQYRLVTRHGYPVLAGGAPVIFQRGAKVAIAEDGSISLDGAIIGQLDVVRIRDQQALVKEGKNLFRLKDPNLEEPVENPQIRTGYLEGSNADALEEMLSLIDIQRQYEFNQKVMQQIDELDGRLLTEAGRTGG
- the flgG gene encoding flagellar basal-body rod protein FlgG; this translates as MLRGLWSAATGMQAQQLKLDVVANNLANVNTSGFKKSRPDFEDLLYQELKLAGAQNAQGYTIPVGMEIGMGVRPVAVQKIFSQGDYEQTTNELDWAIEGRGFFKIISNGEELYTRAGAFKLDRDGYVVTPNGDRLQPEFAVPAGTVRIQLTSDGILSALDQNGNVLAQTQILIYDFPNPAGLYSIGRNLYRATVASGDPIEAVPGQDGLGTLAQGYLEKSNVDVVEEMVQMIITQRAYEVNSKAVQTADAMLELANNLKR
- the flgA gene encoding flagellar basal body P-ring formation chaperone FlgA; its protein translation is MVKVLSLLLCLLLGGTATAETLSKEYFEHLFRERIMAQLPYDPQDIEITRFQCQPKEVSLPEGQFTVQVSQMGAIVRPGLVTMLVDITSRGRLVRRVRLLGRLEIYQKVPVLKRDLPRGSEITSRDLSLVRFPLSRLPQDLITDPEELKGKILKRSLRAGLPLRSSFLRARPLVHRGEMVTIVAESGSLRVTALGEAREDGAKGEIIRVRNLASRKEIMARVAGPNLVKVRF
- a CDS encoding flagellar basal body L-ring protein FlgH; the protein is MKAFSLRFLRGPAAVMVLLLAWGCTPSRQAGPPPVTPPPLAFPAPPRERPPEGSIFAGGSSAFLFEDLKARRVGDVVTVRIVESYLGTNNVSSKSQRKSSTEAGVSALLGFEKALESANPRFSASKMFGGSMTNTYDGYGRQSRQSQIKAEITARVTEVLPNGNLVIQGVRVVKLSDEYQYLTISGIIRPEDIAPDNTILSTKVSDAHIEYSGTGSATESGGVGIGWLARILQIIWMF
- a CDS encoding flagellar basal body P-ring protein FlgI; this encodes MKRIFILFTVLGVLFLTSAEAARLKDLANIQGVRSNQLIGYGLVVGLKGTGDGNQTQFTVQSIVNMLKRLGVTVDMAQVKVKNVAAVMVTAELPAFAKVGQKLDVLVSSLGDAKSLQGGTLLLTPLKGADGQVYALAQGPISIGGFAAGGAAGGGVQKNHPTAGRIPGGATVEREVPVDLLHRQEITLALRDYDFTTVTRATEVINAYLGAPYARALDGKTISVRIPDQYRHNIVGFIAEVERLEVNPDTVAKVVLDERTGTVVMGENVRISKVAIAHGNLSIQIKERPRVSQPPPFSPGATVVVPESQVSVTEEGNRIVVLEEGASIGELVRALNAVGATPRDLIAIFQAIKAAGALQAELKII
- a CDS encoding rod-binding protein, giving the protein MKPEVVEGTVFDGVERIRHLARRDRAAALKEACQDFEAFFIYQLLKDLRRTIPKGDFLPQAPGKEVYQSLFDQEVAREISQSGGLGLADVLYRQLLPSIKEEKHGR